Proteins found in one Haloferax litoreum genomic segment:
- a CDS encoding DUF555 domain-containing protein encodes MDCRVVVEAAVPVYDVETEDEAIRIAISKTGEMLNPDLKYVEINMGSRTGPDGETLPPAFIAADEALVALELEMTVFNVEQEEHASRIARKEIGQRLENIPLKVLSVEILDDEATKTDGDGTDEELIPDFDDLVDDH; translated from the coding sequence ATGGACTGCAGAGTCGTCGTCGAGGCCGCGGTCCCAGTGTACGACGTGGAGACAGAAGACGAGGCGATTCGCATCGCCATCTCCAAGACGGGTGAGATGCTCAACCCCGACCTGAAGTACGTCGAAATCAACATGGGTTCCCGCACCGGTCCCGACGGTGAGACGCTCCCACCGGCATTCATCGCAGCAGACGAGGCCCTCGTCGCCCTCGAACTGGAGATGACCGTGTTCAACGTCGAGCAAGAAGAACACGCGTCGCGCATCGCTCGCAAAGAGATCGGACAACGTCTCGAAAACATCCCCCTGAAGGTACTCTCGGTCGAAATCCTCGACGACGAAGCGACCAAAACAGACGGTGACGGGACCGACGAAGAACTCATCCCGGACTTCGACGACCTGGTCGACGACCACTAA
- a CDS encoding UPF0058 family protein: MKKQELIHLHGLLAEVHTQIEAWEDEEIELSEYDTLGVRPTSIHKSKTDHKAAVFKLAKGITGAMRDAEPEPVAPQAD; this comes from the coding sequence ATGAAGAAGCAGGAACTCATCCATCTGCACGGCCTGCTCGCCGAAGTACACACTCAGATTGAAGCGTGGGAAGACGAGGAGATCGAACTCTCCGAGTACGACACACTTGGCGTACGACCGACGTCTATCCACAAATCTAAGACTGACCACAAGGCAGCCGTGTTTAAACTGGCAAAAGGAATCACTGGGGCAATGCGCGACGCAGAGCCAGAACCAGTCGCCCCACAAGCCGACTGA
- a CDS encoding translation initiation factor IF-2 subunit beta, with the protein MDYDEQLDRALSEAPDVAEGGDRFTVPDPVVRQEGNVTVYENFAETHDRLAREPDHLQKFLQSELGTSAQIDDKGRVRFTGEFKQRRVAEALDEYVESFVLCSECGSPDTHFVTEQGAKVLKCDACGALSAIPDL; encoded by the coding sequence ATGGACTACGACGAGCAACTGGACCGGGCGCTCTCGGAGGCGCCCGACGTGGCCGAAGGTGGCGACCGATTCACCGTTCCAGACCCGGTAGTTCGTCAGGAAGGGAACGTCACCGTCTACGAGAACTTCGCGGAGACACACGACCGGTTGGCGCGCGAACCAGACCACCTCCAAAAATTTCTCCAGTCGGAACTGGGGACGAGCGCTCAAATCGACGACAAGGGGCGCGTCCGGTTCACCGGAGAGTTCAAACAGCGCCGCGTCGCCGAGGCCCTCGACGAGTACGTCGAGTCGTTCGTCCTGTGCAGTGAGTGTGGGTCTCCCGACACCCACTTCGTCACCGAGCAGGGCGCGAAGGTGCTGAAGTGCGACGCGTGCGGTGCACTCTCTGCGATTCCTGACCTGTAA
- a CDS encoding DUF7836 family putative zinc-binding protein: protein MVEAFVRLLCPECGKDWETNPTSLPAHRDNFSCQSCGATRRTAEFMRTERDLQTLKQFD, encoded by the coding sequence ATGGTCGAAGCGTTCGTCCGGCTCTTGTGCCCCGAATGTGGAAAGGACTGGGAGACTAATCCGACGTCACTTCCGGCTCACCGGGACAACTTCTCGTGTCAATCCTGTGGTGCGACACGGCGCACTGCCGAGTTCATGCGGACAGAGCGCGACTTACAGACGCTCAAGCAGTTCGACTGA
- a CDS encoding transcription initiation factor IIB, whose product MSDTTTTRTYSTDAKARDVTSRESERDERQREEEQLCPECSGQLVHDSEHGETVCRECGLVVEDTVVDRGPEWRAFDSAERDSKSRVGAPTTKMMHDKGLSTNIGWQNKDAYGKSLSPRQREQMQRLRTWNERFRTRDSKERNLKQALGEIDRMASALGLPENVRETASVIYRRALNDDLLPGRSIEGVATASLYAAARMAGTPRSLDELEKVSRVDKMELTRTYRYIVRELKLEIKPADPEQYVPRFASELGLSDEAERQARQLLRGAKETGVHSGKSPVGLAAAAVYAAALLTNEKVTQSEVSTVADISEVTIRNRYKELLEVQDGNLFA is encoded by the coding sequence ATGAGCGATACCACCACCACCCGAACGTACAGCACCGACGCGAAGGCTCGAGACGTAACGTCGCGCGAGTCCGAGCGAGACGAGCGACAGCGAGAGGAAGAGCAACTCTGTCCCGAGTGCAGTGGCCAACTCGTGCACGACTCCGAACACGGCGAGACCGTCTGCCGTGAGTGTGGTCTCGTCGTCGAGGACACTGTCGTCGACCGCGGCCCGGAGTGGCGCGCGTTCGACTCCGCCGAGCGAGACAGCAAGTCCCGCGTCGGTGCGCCCACCACCAAGATGATGCACGACAAGGGACTGTCGACCAACATCGGCTGGCAGAACAAGGACGCCTACGGAAAGTCCCTGTCGCCGCGTCAGCGTGAGCAGATGCAGCGCCTCCGCACGTGGAACGAGCGCTTCCGCACTCGTGACTCGAAAGAACGCAACCTCAAGCAGGCGCTCGGCGAAATCGACCGCATGGCCTCGGCCCTCGGCCTCCCGGAGAACGTCCGTGAGACCGCTTCAGTCATCTACCGCCGCGCGCTCAACGACGACCTGCTCCCCGGCCGGTCCATCGAGGGCGTCGCCACCGCGTCGCTCTACGCGGCGGCCCGGATGGCCGGAACGCCCCGGTCGCTCGACGAACTAGAGAAAGTCTCTCGCGTCGACAAGATGGAGCTGACCCGGACGTACCGGTACATCGTCCGCGAGCTGAAGCTCGAAATCAAGCCCGCCGACCCCGAGCAGTACGTCCCCCGGTTCGCCAGCGAACTCGGCCTCTCGGACGAGGCGGAGCGACAGGCGCGCCAACTCCTCCGCGGCGCGAAGGAGACCGGAGTTCACTCCGGTAAGTCGCCGGTCGGACTCGCCGCCGCGGCAGTGTACGCTGCTGCCCTCCTCACCAACGAGAAGGTGACGCAAAGCGAGGTGTCGACTGTCGCAGACATCTCAGAAGTCACCATCCGCAACCGCTACAAAGAGCTCCTCGAAGTACAGGACGGAAACCTGTTCGCCTGA
- the corA gene encoding magnesium/cobalt transporter CorA, giving the protein MISALVYDDGGVTSYDEEHLTEARDADGTTWVRATSESDFASVADAFGIHPLTVEDVRNDARPKTEMYDEYTFVIVRRASLRVGEQVFEEEVLTRPVGLCFGDDWLVTLTRRTLTPVDRVWDAVESEESRILRFGPDFVAYRIIDRIVDDYFDLLDEVGEEIETIEDFILEGPDPTVLEGLNAIRRDVLSFRKTVWPTREAAGVLARGDPEYVREVTEKYYRDVYDHLVELVDLTETYRDLARGARDIYLNTLSQSTNEVMKTLTVVATIILPLTLVVGIFGMNFDPAVSAFNMPELLWKYGYVATMLGMAAVSGILLVYFRHQRWL; this is encoded by the coding sequence GTGATTTCGGCACTCGTCTACGACGATGGCGGAGTGACCTCCTACGACGAGGAACACCTGACTGAGGCGCGTGATGCCGACGGGACGACGTGGGTTCGCGCGACGTCCGAGTCGGACTTTGCCAGCGTCGCCGATGCGTTCGGCATCCACCCGCTCACAGTCGAGGACGTTCGAAACGATGCCCGTCCGAAGACCGAGATGTACGACGAGTACACGTTCGTCATCGTCCGGAGGGCGTCGCTCCGCGTGGGCGAACAGGTGTTCGAAGAGGAGGTGTTGACGAGACCTGTCGGACTGTGCTTCGGGGACGATTGGTTGGTGACGCTAACGCGGCGAACTCTCACCCCGGTAGACCGGGTGTGGGACGCCGTCGAATCGGAGGAGTCGCGAATCCTCCGGTTCGGTCCGGACTTCGTCGCCTACCGCATCATCGACAGAATCGTCGACGACTACTTCGACCTCTTAGACGAGGTGGGAGAGGAGATAGAGACCATCGAAGACTTCATCCTCGAAGGACCAGACCCGACGGTTCTGGAAGGGCTGAACGCGATTCGACGCGACGTCCTCTCGTTCCGAAAGACTGTGTGGCCGACCCGAGAGGCCGCCGGTGTCCTCGCCCGCGGCGACCCCGAGTACGTCCGCGAAGTGACAGAGAAGTACTACCGCGACGTGTACGACCATCTCGTCGAGTTGGTGGACCTCACAGAGACGTACCGCGACCTCGCACGCGGCGCGCGCGACATCTACCTCAACACACTCTCACAGTCGACCAACGAGGTGATGAAGACACTCACCGTCGTGGCGACCATCATCCTGCCACTCACGCTCGTCGTCGGCATCTTCGGGATGAACTTCGACCCTGCAGTCTCCGCGTTCAACATGCCCGAACTGCTGTGGAAGTACGGATACGTCGCCACGATGCTCGGAATGGCGGCCGTTTCTGGTATCTTATTGGTCTATTTCCGCCACCAACGGTGGCTCTAA
- a CDS encoding DUF6517 family protein: MVSKHAVGAFAFAALVLISGCLGVLTGEESVRFESDPATTDATVASNGGYETNGTQAFEVNRTFDVAGQQPRVVASNHITTYEKKIDLGFFEAKLGVFSVISTPAVDVAGETLNPIGDYSNDQLVGLVKSRYQGLNDVEQVNSRTVQILGEPANVTKYSATATFADNRQVDVYVHVTKVRHNEDFIVAVGVYPQQLDGEEDNILEMMRSIEHPSEA; encoded by the coding sequence ATGGTCTCCAAACACGCAGTCGGTGCGTTCGCCTTCGCAGCGCTCGTTCTCATAAGTGGGTGTCTCGGTGTGCTCACGGGCGAGGAGTCGGTCAGGTTCGAATCTGACCCGGCTACGACCGACGCGACAGTCGCCTCCAACGGCGGATACGAGACGAACGGGACGCAGGCGTTCGAAGTGAACCGAACGTTCGACGTCGCGGGGCAACAACCGAGAGTCGTCGCGAGCAACCACATCACGACGTACGAGAAGAAGATAGACCTCGGCTTCTTCGAGGCGAAACTAGGTGTCTTCAGCGTCATCTCGACGCCCGCTGTGGACGTCGCTGGCGAGACGCTCAACCCTATCGGTGACTACTCTAACGACCAGTTGGTTGGCCTCGTCAAGAGTCGGTACCAGGGACTCAACGACGTCGAACAAGTGAACTCTCGGACCGTCCAGATACTCGGTGAACCCGCCAACGTCACGAAGTACAGTGCCACAGCGACGTTCGCCGACAACAGACAGGTGGACGTGTACGTCCACGTGACCAAGGTCCGACACAACGAGGACTTCATCGTCGCCGTGGGTGTCTACCCGCAGCAACTCGACGGGGAAGAGGACAACATCCTCGAGATGATGCGGTCTATCGAACATCCGTCCGAAGCGTAA
- a CDS encoding rubrerythrin-like domain-containing protein: MERTSYVCRECHTTVSPASYRATCPECSGELRPSSVTGRRRAGD, translated from the coding sequence ATGGAGAGGACATCGTACGTTTGTCGTGAGTGTCACACAACCGTGAGCCCTGCATCGTACCGTGCGACGTGTCCCGAGTGCAGTGGCGAACTTCGACCTTCGTCGGTGACCGGTCGACGCCGGGCCGGCGATTGA
- a CDS encoding NOP5/NOP56 family protein — translation MTDAWFADANPEDPSSGAHRIREGHADAPADWPAVAVESEFADDEADYYEKLRAATLTAARDAVSERERADDLQLAHAVRSMDDAERTANELAERVVEWAGTLYENVPRGLDGVRDIAARDPTTAGEERVVSYATRAVDLLDERDDLRTFIEERAPDVAPNLSEMAGPVLTARLISLAGSLERLAKAPSGTVQVLGAEDALFAHLKGRATSPKHGVIFTHEYVRGTRPQDRGSAARAFAGKLSIAARIDYYSGDYRPEIHTELAERMATIRARAEEGDE, via the coding sequence ATGACAGACGCATGGTTCGCCGACGCGAACCCAGAGGACCCCTCGTCTGGGGCACATCGTATCCGCGAGGGGCACGCCGACGCCCCGGCGGATTGGCCGGCCGTGGCCGTCGAATCCGAATTCGCCGACGACGAGGCCGACTACTACGAGAAACTTCGCGCGGCAACGCTCACTGCCGCACGCGACGCCGTCTCCGAACGAGAACGCGCTGACGACCTGCAACTCGCACACGCCGTTCGCTCGATGGACGACGCCGAACGCACTGCGAACGAACTCGCCGAGCGAGTCGTCGAGTGGGCCGGAACACTGTACGAAAACGTCCCACGTGGTCTCGATGGCGTTCGAGACATCGCCGCTCGGGACCCGACGACTGCCGGAGAAGAACGTGTCGTCTCCTATGCGACCCGGGCCGTTGATTTGCTCGACGAACGCGATGACCTGCGAACGTTCATCGAAGAACGCGCACCCGACGTCGCGCCGAACCTCTCCGAGATGGCCGGTCCCGTCCTCACCGCACGACTCATCTCGCTCGCGGGGAGTCTCGAACGTCTCGCCAAAGCACCGAGTGGAACGGTGCAGGTCCTCGGTGCCGAAGACGCTCTGTTCGCCCACCTGAAGGGCCGCGCGACGTCCCCGAAACACGGCGTCATCTTCACGCACGAGTACGTGCGCGGCACGCGCCCACAGGACCGTGGGTCCGCCGCCCGTGCCTTCGCCGGGAAACTCTCTATCGCTGCCCGTATCGACTACTACTCCGGCGACTACCGCCCCGAGATTCACACCGAACTCGCCGAGCGCATGGCGACGATTCGCGCCCGCGCCGAGGAGGGGGACGAATGA
- a CDS encoding fibrillarin-like rRNA/tRNA 2'-O-methyltransferase: MSDDHPTDDGLPTGVERRTFDGRERLSTQGPTVYGEPADGDGWRAWDASRSKLGGMLELGMDTGLVGGETVLYLGAAAGTTVSHVAEFAGPTYAVEFAPRPVRDLVGVAEDRDNLFPLLKDARDPASYAHVVESDVDCLVMDVATRGQATVAIRNRQFLADDGRLLMAVKARSEDVTADPDDVFDDVLADLESAYEVLETARLDRFHADHLGIVARPK; this comes from the coding sequence ATGAGCGACGACCACCCAACCGACGACGGCCTGCCAACTGGCGTCGAACGCCGGACCTTCGATGGCCGCGAGCGACTTTCCACACAGGGACCCACGGTCTACGGAGAACCGGCCGACGGCGACGGGTGGCGCGCGTGGGACGCCAGTCGGTCGAAACTCGGCGGGATGCTCGAACTCGGGATGGACACCGGACTCGTCGGCGGTGAGACGGTCCTCTACCTCGGTGCTGCGGCGGGGACGACAGTCTCGCACGTCGCCGAGTTCGCCGGCCCGACGTACGCCGTCGAGTTCGCGCCGCGTCCGGTTCGTGACCTCGTCGGCGTCGCCGAAGACCGAGACAACCTCTTCCCGTTGCTGAAAGACGCACGCGACCCAGCGTCGTACGCGCACGTCGTCGAGTCAGACGTCGACTGCCTCGTGATGGACGTCGCGACCCGCGGACAGGCCACCGTCGCCATCCGCAATCGCCAGTTCTTGGCCGACGACGGTCGCCTCTTGATGGCGGTCAAGGCCCGGAGCGAAGACGTGACGGCCGACCCCGACGACGTGTTCGACGACGTCCTCGCAGACCTCGAATCCGCCTACGAGGTGCTCGAAACCGCCCGTTTGGACCGATTCCACGCCGACCACCTCGGCATCGTCGCCCGACCGAAGTGA
- a CDS encoding glutamate--cysteine ligase translates to MELGSADAFDRMGTLGVEEEFYIVDADGRPTSGIDDLVYGPEPPEPLVGRLDHELFEFTIETQTPRIEDPADVADAVTSVREALVEHAGNHGYRVAAAGLHPAAKWRELDHATKPRYQAQLDRIQYPQHRNTTAGLHIHVGVDDADKAVWIANELRWYLAPLLALSANSPFWNGFDTGLASARSKIFENLPNTGMPTAFDDFDDFQTFERRMVEYGSIDDRGELWFDVRPHTGHGTVEIRTPDAQTDPQRVVDFVEYVHALVLDLADRYEAGEPSHDIRREILDENKWRSTRYGRDASFIAPDAEGVVELDTFVEDESERLGVDGLRSLFDAESGTDIQRRIHEESGLDALCEYLALE, encoded by the coding sequence ATGGAACTAGGGTCGGCGGATGCCTTCGACCGGATGGGGACGCTCGGCGTCGAGGAGGAGTTCTATATCGTCGATGCCGACGGGCGTCCCACGTCGGGAATCGACGATTTGGTCTACGGACCGGAACCCCCGGAACCGCTCGTCGGGCGACTCGACCACGAACTGTTCGAGTTCACGATAGAGACACAGACACCCCGTATCGAAGACCCTGCCGACGTAGCCGACGCCGTCACGTCGGTCCGCGAGGCACTCGTCGAACACGCGGGGAACCACGGGTATCGCGTCGCTGCGGCGGGTCTCCACCCGGCGGCCAAGTGGCGCGAACTCGACCACGCGACGAAACCCCGGTATCAGGCACAACTCGACCGGATTCAGTACCCACAGCACCGTAACACGACTGCGGGACTCCACATCCACGTCGGCGTCGACGACGCCGACAAGGCCGTCTGGATTGCCAACGAACTTCGGTGGTACCTCGCGCCACTCCTCGCTCTCTCCGCGAACTCACCGTTCTGGAACGGGTTCGACACGGGTCTCGCCTCTGCGCGGTCGAAGATATTCGAGAACTTGCCGAACACCGGGATGCCGACTGCGTTCGACGACTTCGACGACTTCCAGACGTTCGAACGCCGGATGGTCGAGTACGGGTCGATAGATGACCGCGGTGAACTCTGGTTCGACGTGCGCCCGCACACGGGCCACGGAACGGTCGAAATCCGCACGCCAGACGCGCAGACCGACCCCCAACGAGTCGTCGACTTCGTCGAGTACGTCCACGCACTCGTCTTGGACCTCGCCGACCGATACGAGGCAGGCGAACCGAGCCACGACATTCGCCGCGAGATACTGGACGAGAACAAGTGGCGGTCGACGCGGTACGGCCGGGACGCGAGTTTCATCGCTCCCGACGCCGAAGGCGTCGTCGAACTCGACACGTTCGTCGAAGACGAGTCTGAACGTCTCGGTGTGGACGGCCTCCGGTCGCTCTTCGACGCCGAGTCTGGCACCGACATCCAACGCCGTATCCACGAGGAATCCGGTCTCGACGCGTTGTGTGAGTATCTCGCACTCGAATAA
- a CDS encoding winged helix-turn-helix domain-containing protein produces MSADQSTEGQVESSEETHTEGKADRAVAEFDDGLIDLLAWILDTETRARIYVFLRQNSYSTSEEVAEGTGLYPSTVREALAELTDDETVERRKRKSSGAGNNPYEYVAIAPSDLVRRTTSQVQTQLNAVFNLDRRLGTDGTDETEPVTITVREE; encoded by the coding sequence ATGTCCGCGGACCAGAGCACTGAGGGACAAGTCGAGTCGTCAGAGGAAACACACACCGAAGGAAAAGCAGACCGCGCAGTCGCAGAGTTCGACGATGGGTTAATCGACCTCTTGGCGTGGATTCTCGACACCGAGACGCGAGCGCGAATCTACGTCTTCCTTCGACAGAACTCCTATTCGACGAGCGAAGAGGTCGCAGAAGGGACGGGACTGTACCCGAGCACCGTCCGTGAGGCACTCGCGGAACTCACCGACGACGAAACCGTCGAACGGCGCAAGCGCAAGAGTTCGGGCGCGGGGAACAATCCCTACGAGTACGTCGCAATCGCACCGAGTGACCTCGTCAGACGCACCACAAGTCAGGTCCAGACCCAGTTGAACGCCGTCTTCAACCTCGACCGGCGTCTCGGAACCGACGGCACTGACGAGACGGAACCGGTTACCATCACGGTTCGCGAAGAGTAA
- a CDS encoding phosphopantetheine adenylyltransferase, with translation MHVALGGTFDPVHDGHIALFERAFELGDVTVGLTSDELAPKTRHVDRYVRPFEQRKADLEAELRPLAAEHDREFEVRKLDEPTGIATEPGFDILIVSPETKSGGERVNQIREDRGLKPLDIEVVEHVPAADGDRISSTRIVMGEIDRHGNLTPDREGRGRTPPDSEE, from the coding sequence ATGCACGTCGCGCTGGGCGGGACGTTCGACCCTGTCCACGATGGACATATCGCGTTGTTCGAGCGCGCATTCGAGTTAGGCGACGTCACGGTGGGACTCACGAGCGACGAACTCGCACCGAAGACCCGTCACGTCGACCGATACGTCCGTCCCTTCGAGCAACGGAAAGCCGACCTCGAAGCGGAGCTTCGACCGTTGGCCGCTGAGCACGACCGGGAGTTCGAGGTTCGCAAACTCGACGAACCGACCGGCATCGCGACCGAACCGGGCTTCGACATCCTCATCGTCTCGCCCGAGACCAAGTCGGGCGGGGAACGAGTCAACCAAATCCGTGAAGACCGCGGCCTGAAACCCCTCGACATCGAAGTCGTCGAACACGTCCCTGCAGCGGATGGCGACCGCATCTCGTCGACTCGTATCGTCATGGGCGAAATCGACCGCCACGGAAACCTCACACCGGACCGTGAGGGTCGCGGTCGGACGCCGCCCGATTCCGAGGAATAA